TTCTGCTCAATGCGCGGTCGGATCAGGCCGCGAGGCTGGAACGCCGGCCGGTCCGCTACTACGACGGCGAGGACCTGTCGCTGCCGCCGAACGGATGGCCCGCGATCCAGTGGGTCATCCTGAGGATCGGGGAGAAGAACCGGGCGGAGCTGGGCGAGGCCCTCCGGCAGTTCGGGGGCGCGAAGGCGATCCCCTCTCCGCTGATCGGCTATGCCCTGCAGTATGCGCTGCAGGTGCGGGATCCCGCCCTGGCCAGGGAAGCGCGTCAGTTACATCCGAAGATGATCGTCCTCGACCGGCGCGACAGGGGCGACGTCGAAGCGCTCATGCGGCAAGCGGCCCGGCTGGCCAGCGCGCCCCCATAAGCAGCCGCACATAGGCAGCGACGCGTTGACCCTCCGCGCTTCCATCGAATAGGATCGGCCATGCCCCTCGGCCCGACGCGGCGGTTGCCGGGAGCCGCTGGAACTTGGGACGGGCGGACGGGAGGTGGACCATGCATCGGCACCGACGGGGCCGCGGGTTGCCGCTTGTCGCGGCGCTCGCTCTCCTTCCCTTACTCCTCCTGCAAGCCTCGGCCGCCTTGGCGGAGAACGCGGCGGAAGATCCTCCCGCTCCCAGGCCCCCGCTCGATCTCAAAGCGGTCGACACGCCCAACGACCGGGGCGAGAGCGTCGATCTCGAGTGGCGCCCGAGTCCGGATGAAGCCGATCCCGCAGCGGGCGCGCTTCTCTATCTGATCGAGCGCGCGCAGGCGCAGGCCGGCCCCTTCGAGCGGATCGCCGATGCCCCGGCCGGCACGACCGCCTACACCGACAACAGCGTCCGCGACGAGGAGACCTACTACTACCGCGTCTCGACCACGGGGACGGGCGGCGGGACATCGGCCCCGAGCGCGGTCGCCGGCCCCGTCCGCTCGACAGGGCAGTGGTTCGATCTCCGCAAGCTGGCCACGCTCATCCTGACCTTCCTCTTCTGTCTCACGGTGATGGTCCTGATCCGGGCCGCCCGGCGGGGGAAGACCTTCTATGTGCGGCCGATTCCCGGTCTCTCGGCCGTCGACGAGGCGATCGGCCGCGCGACCGAGATGGGCAAGCCGATCCTCTTCATACCGGGGATCTCCGTAGCGAGCGAGGTGGCGACCCTCGCCGCCTTCACACTCCTCGGGCGGGTCGCCAAGAAGACCGCCGAGTACCAGACTCCGGTCCTCGTCCCCTGCGCGGATCCGATCGTGATGACGATCGCCCAGGAGATCGTGAAGTCCTCTTACCTGGACGCCGGACGCCCCGAGCTCTACCGGCAGGAGGATGTCTACTTCGTCACGCAGGATCAGTTCAGCTACACGGCGGCGGTCAACGGAGTGATGTTGCGCGAGCGGCCGGCGACGAACTTCTACATCGGGAAGTTCTACGCCGAGAGCCTTGTCCTTGCCGAGACCGGGAATGTGGCGGGATCGATCCAGATCGCGGGGACCGATGAGATCACCCAGATCCCCTTCTTCGTCGCGGCCTGCGACTACACCCTGATCGGCGAGGAGCTCTACGCCTCGAGCGCCTACCTCTCGCAGGAGCCGCCCCTCCTGGGAACCTTGAAGGCCCAGGACTTCGGCAAGGCGGTCGGCGCCATCCTGATCGTCCTGGGCGTGATCATGGCGGCGTTCGGCCAGACCTGGTTCGTCGACTTCTTCAGAGTGCAGTAGGAGGCGATCGATGCAACGCGAGCTGCCC
This window of the Candidatus Eisenbacteria bacterium genome carries:
- a CDS encoding fibronectin type III domain-containing protein, yielding MHRHRRGRGLPLVAALALLPLLLLQASAALAENAAEDPPAPRPPLDLKAVDTPNDRGESVDLEWRPSPDEADPAAGALLYLIERAQAQAGPFERIADAPAGTTAYTDNSVRDEETYYYRVSTTGTGGGTSAPSAVAGPVRSTGQWFDLRKLATLILTFLFCLTVMVLIRAARRGKTFYVRPIPGLSAVDEAIGRATEMGKPILFIPGISVASEVATLAAFTLLGRVAKKTAEYQTPVLVPCADPIVMTIAQEIVKSSYLDAGRPELYRQEDVYFVTQDQFSYTAAVNGVMLRERPATNFYIGKFYAESLVLAETGNVAGSIQIAGTDEITQIPFFVAACDYTLIGEELYASSAYLSQEPPLLGTLKAQDFGKAVGAILIVLGVIMAAFGQTWFVDFFRVQ